A genomic stretch from Juglans microcarpa x Juglans regia isolate MS1-56 chromosome 3S, Jm3101_v1.0, whole genome shotgun sequence includes:
- the LOC121258180 gene encoding cyclic nucleotide-gated ion channel 1-like, with protein sequence MQWEVYNELEEIYKRSKSKQNNKIMKTKLRSIECWISTIGLPDELKQMIMSHVTPILEDQNKHIDTENPFPHLPTILRRSIKLHLCLPLLRRVPIFENESEKLLYEITCKFLKQVHYNQSSYIVREGEPLDALIFMVKGITWMYTSNHGNKTECLKTGDLFGKHLVDWVLESPGLSDLPLSTRTLKCHTKVEGFCLMSSDLKDMMSQCWWKFSKFRHIVESDSKQLKHFAASSIQAAWRRHTIHHHKLLE encoded by the exons ATGCAGTGGGAGGTATATAACGAGCTAGAGGAGATTTATAAGCGGTCGAAATCTAAGCAGAATAATAAGATCATGAAAACTAAATTGCGTAGCATTGAGTGTTGGATAAGCACAATCGGACTCCCCGACGAGTTAAAACAGATGATCATGAGCCATGTGACACCAATATTGGAAGATCAAAACAAACATATTGATACAGAAAACCCATTCCCTCATCTTCCCACAATACTTAGAAGATCGATTAAGCTCCATCTCTGCTTGCCCCTGCTAAGGAGA GTGCccatatttgaaaatgaaagtgaaaaatTGTTGTATGAGATCACCTGTAAATTTCTCAAGCAAGTGCACTACAATCAAAGCAGCTACATTGTTCGAGAGGGAGAACCATTGGATGCGCTGATCTTCATGGTGAAAGGAATTACGTGGATGTATACAAGTAATCATGGCAATAAAACTGAGTGTCTTAAGACAGGTGACCTCTTTGGAAAACATCTTGTAGACTGGGTGTTGGAATCCCCTGGACTATCTGACCTTCCTTTATCGACAAGGACTCTCAAATGTCATACAAAAGTTGAAGGGTTTTGTCTTATGTCTAGCGATCTCAAGGATATGATGTCTCAATGCTGGTGGAAATTTAGCAAGTTTAGACACATCGTCGAATCTGATTCGAAACAGCTGAAACATTTTGCAGCTTCATCCATCCAAGCAGCATGGCGCCGCCACACCATCCATCATCATAAATTACTTGAATGA
- the LOC121257830 gene encoding cyclic nucleotide-gated ion channel 1-like, whose translation MSRRDSGGSERVRDEDVERQGRPKNDGIGSEQKTIIKLAIGQVNHPLMMKIISKTPRWFQYFHWDVAFLVVCVVAVAVDPLFFYLPVINEATKCITIDTTLEIIAICVRSVLDLVALGDLVARSRASSVDDCYSRSDYVINILGILPVPQILVPIIFSEMRGSKFRHGRKFLNAVVLLQYVPRLFRIYRLWKIVNQTIILPKSSTTSTSVKAVNAEIYKNMMMIQPKGFVVMKAGFNLFLYLVASHVLGAFWYFFSIERETTCWHVACKNDTGCSKTSFNCGGSSNNTSLNDYCSIEKKINTTLSFDYGIFKEARQSGILESKDFPRKTMFCFWWGLRNLRFVPDTYNHTCILFLKT comes from the exons ATGAGTCGTCGGGATTCTGGAGGAAGTGAGCGAGTAAG GGACGAGGATGTTGAGAGGCAAGGTCGACCCAAGAATGATGGTATTGGTTCAGAACAAAAGACAATAATAAAACTGGCAATTGGGCAGGTCAATCACCctttgatgatgaaaattatttccaaaacgcCGAGGTGGTTCCAGTACTTCCATTGGGATGTGGCGTTTTTAGTGGTGTGTGTAGTTGCAGTAGCAGTGGACCCTTTGTTCTTTTATCTTCCTGTCATCAACGAGGCTACCAAATGCATTACTATAGATACCACTTTGGAAATCATTGCTATTTGTGTGCGATCGGTCCTGGATTTGGTTGCTTTAGGGGATTTGGTTGCTCGGTCAAGAGCAAGCAGTGTCGATGACTGTTACTCGAGGTCAGACTACGTAATTAACATCCTCGGCATTCTTCCAGTCCCCCAG ATTCTAGTGCCAATTATATTTTCTGAAATGAGAGGTTCGAAATTCCGGCACGGAAGGAAATTTCTAAATGCAGTTGTTCTTTTGCAATATGTTCCAAGACTTTTCCGTATCTACAGATTGTGGAAAATAGTCAACCAGACTATCATCCTACCTAAGAGTAGTACTACTAGTACCAGTGTTAAAGCAGTGAATGCAGAAATCTACAAGAATATGATGATGATCCAACCCAAAGGTTTTGTAGTGATGAAAGCTGGATTCAACCTCTTTCTGTATCTCGTCGCCAGTCAT GTACTGggtgctttttggtacttcttcTCCATCGAACGAGAGACCACGTGCTGGCACGTGGCCTGTAAGAATGATACAGGATGTAGCAAGACTTCTTTTAACTGTGGTGGTTCTAGCAATAACACATCTTTAAATGATTATTGctctatagaaaaaaaaataaatacaactcTCAGCTTTGATTATGGAATATTCAAAGAAGCCCGTCAATCTGGTATTCTGGAGTCCAAGGATTTTCCGCGAAAGACCATGTTCTGTTTTTGGTGGGGCCTGCGAAATTTGAGGTTCGTGCCTGATACATATAATCATACATGCATTTTGTTCCTTAAAACTTAA